From Plectropomus leopardus isolate mb chromosome 17, YSFRI_Pleo_2.0, whole genome shotgun sequence, a single genomic window includes:
- the hexim1 gene encoding protein HEXIM1, with the protein MTEPAGQTHHLKTSGCPSGGSSGVALEHLPARGGPENGSRGRQREQKQRRAESCVDINTDKLWQMKGGQREVCPALAAGNEVPKCPVAAQPHQKADVPAGGHGHHIQQGKNGEDRPLEETLNQGDSHIDSDTGFDARLGKKRHRRRTSKKKRNWKPYYKLNWDERKALEERETARASRLREEMFAKGLPVAPYNTTQFLMDEHDREEPDLNTECGVRRPSGVGSRMEDTGSEEDLFDNEEDDDDDGSGGGSDGIGRPGNAGGEFLQRDFSETYEMYHVESLQNMTKQELVQEYLELEKCMSRLEEENNRLRRAVEPGGPTVESSLVRLGELEKELERLRAQNTELLLQNQPSNDRGQVATN; encoded by the coding sequence ATGACAGAGCCGGCGGGGCAGACCCATCACCTGAAAACTTCAGGCTGCCCATCAGGTGGGAGCAGCGGAGTCGCGTTGGAGCATCTCCCGGCCAGAGGAGGACCGGAGAACGGCAGCAGGGGGCGACAGAGAGAGCAGAAGCAGCGGCGGGCGGAGAGCTGCGTGGATATCAACACAGACAAGTTATGGCAAATGAAAGGCGGACAGAGGGAGGTGTGCCCTGCCTTAGCAGCCGGAAACGAGGTCCCGAAGTGCCCGGTTGCAGCTCAACCTCACCAGAAAGCAGATGTTCCCGCAGGAGGTCACGGTCACCACATCCAGCAGGGTAAAAACGGCGAAGACAGACCGCTGGAGGAGACTTTAAACCAGGGGGATAGTCACATTGACTCCGACACTGGTTTCGATGCGCGTCTGGGCAAAAAGAGACACAGGCGCAGGACCTCCAAGAAGAAGCGCAACTGGAAGCCTTATTATAAACTGAACTGGGATGAGAGGAAAGCgctggaggagagggagacagcCAGGGCTTCCCGGTTGAGAGAGGAGATGTTCGCCAAAGGGCTCCCAGTTGCCCCCTATAACACCACCCAGTTCCTGATGGACGAGCACGACCGAGAGGAGCCCGACCTCAACACCGAGTGTGGGGTCAGGAGGCCCTCAGGGGTCGGGAGCCGCATGGAGGACACGGGCAGCGAGGAGGACCTCTTCGACAACGAGGAggacgacgatgacgacggcAGCGGCGGGGGCAGCGACGGCATCGGGAGGCCCGGGAACGCAGGTGGGGAGTTTCTCCAGAGAGACTTTTCCGAAACCTACGAGATGTACCACGTCGAGAGCCTGCAGAATATGACCAAGCAGGAGCTGGTGCAGGAGTACCTGGAGCTGGAGAAGTGCATGTCCCGTTTGGAGGAGGAGAACAATCGGCTGAGGCGCGCCGTGGAGCCCGGGGGTCCGACCGTGGAGAGCTCCCTGGTCCGGCTCGGAGAGTTGGAGAAGGAGCTGGAGAGACTGAGGGCCCAAAACACGGAGCTCCTTCTGCAGAACCAGCCGAGCAATGACAGGGGCCAAGTGGCAACCAATTAG